A genome region from Streptomyces xanthophaeus includes the following:
- the ybaK gene encoding Cys-tRNA(Pro) deacylase, with product MAKKSKQAAGTPAIVALTAAGVAFTTHAYEHDPAHPSYGEEAAQALGVSPAQVFKTLVADVDGVLTVAVVPVSGSLDLKALATAVGGKRAAMADPALAERTTGYVLGGISPLGQRKRLRTVIDTSASAHPTICCSAGRRGLEIELSPSDLTTLTAATLAPIARA from the coding sequence ATGGCGAAGAAGTCCAAGCAGGCGGCAGGTACCCCGGCGATCGTCGCCCTGACGGCGGCGGGCGTCGCGTTCACGACGCACGCGTACGAGCACGACCCGGCCCATCCCTCGTACGGGGAGGAGGCGGCGCAGGCGCTCGGCGTCTCGCCCGCCCAGGTCTTCAAGACCCTGGTCGCGGACGTGGACGGCGTCCTGACGGTGGCGGTGGTCCCGGTCTCGGGATCACTGGACCTCAAGGCCCTGGCGACGGCGGTCGGCGGCAAGCGTGCGGCGATGGCCGATCCGGCCCTGGCGGAGCGCACCACGGGCTACGTCCTCGGCGGCATCTCCCCGCTGGGGCAGCGCAAGCGGCTGCGTACGGTGATCGACACTTCGGCCTCGGCGCACCCCACGATCTGCTGCTCGGCGGGCCGCCGCGGCCTGGAGATCGAACTCTCCCCGTCGGACCTGACCACCCTCACGGCCGCCACCCTGGCCCCGATCGCCCGCGCGTAG
- a CDS encoding histidinol-phosphate transaminase, whose product MSFGIDDLPIRDELRGKSPYGAPQLDVPVQLNTNENPYELPEELVRRIAERVAEAARTLNRYPDRDAVELRTQLAAYLTRTGKHPVARENVWAANGSNEVIQQLLQTFGGPGRTALGFEPSYSMHALISRGTGTGWISGPRREDFRLDVEAAEQAITENAPDVVFITSPNNPTGTAVEAETVLALYEAAQAAKPSLVIVDEAYVEFSHRDSLLPLIEGRPNMVISRTMSKAFGAAGLRLGYLAAHPAVVDAVQLVRLPYHLSAVTQATALAALEHTDTLLGYVEQLKAERDRLVTELRAIGFEVTDSDANFIQFGKFQDSHTAWQKILDQGVLVRDNGVPGWLRVTAGTPAENDAFLEAVRALKKEQHA is encoded by the coding sequence GTGAGCTTCGGCATCGACGACCTGCCCATCCGGGACGAGCTGCGCGGCAAGTCTCCGTACGGCGCCCCGCAGCTCGACGTGCCCGTCCAGCTGAACACCAACGAGAACCCGTACGAGCTGCCCGAGGAGCTCGTACGGCGCATCGCCGAGCGCGTCGCCGAGGCGGCCCGCACCCTCAACCGCTACCCCGACCGGGACGCGGTCGAGCTGCGCACCCAGCTGGCCGCCTACCTCACCCGTACCGGCAAGCACCCGGTCGCGCGCGAGAACGTATGGGCCGCCAACGGCTCCAACGAGGTCATCCAGCAGCTGCTGCAGACCTTCGGCGGGCCCGGCCGCACCGCGCTCGGGTTCGAGCCCTCCTACTCGATGCACGCGCTGATCTCCCGCGGCACCGGCACCGGCTGGATCTCCGGCCCGCGCCGCGAGGACTTCCGCCTCGACGTGGAGGCGGCGGAGCAGGCGATCACCGAGAACGCCCCCGACGTCGTCTTCATCACCTCGCCGAACAACCCCACGGGCACCGCGGTCGAGGCCGAGACGGTCCTCGCCCTCTACGAGGCCGCGCAGGCGGCCAAGCCCTCCCTCGTCATCGTCGACGAGGCCTACGTGGAGTTCAGCCACCGGGACTCGCTGCTGCCCCTCATCGAGGGCCGCCCCAACATGGTGATCTCCCGGACCATGTCCAAGGCCTTCGGCGCGGCCGGTCTGCGCCTGGGCTACCTGGCGGCGCACCCCGCCGTCGTCGACGCCGTCCAGCTGGTGCGCCTGCCGTACCACCTGTCGGCCGTCACCCAGGCCACCGCACTGGCCGCCCTGGAACACACCGACACCCTGCTCGGCTACGTCGAGCAGCTCAAGGCCGAGCGCGACCGCCTGGTCACCGAACTGCGGGCCATCGGCTTCGAGGTCACCGATTCCGACGCGAACTTCATCCAGTTCGGGAAGTTCCAGGACTCGCACACCGCCTGGCAGAAGATCCTCGACCAGGGCGTCCTGGTCCGGGACAACGGCGTACCGGGATGGCTGCGGGTCACCGCGGGCACCCCGGCGGAGAACGACGCGTTCCTGGAAGCGGTTCGCGCACTGAAGAAGGAGCAGCACGCATGA
- a CDS encoding oxidoreductase → MTEARTEEEPADLTASERRMWDAYRTGSICDLSTRAADRDDPHAEHVWGPERSVRARVVARLLLHGPPPVPGRVASLKLRGVRISGRLELSGGAVAPYVELQSCRFDSEIQLSEARFGTLRLINCAIPRLEAARLHTEGDLHLPRCRVARGIRLTDAQIGTDLLVSQAVVQRDNKGRAIAADGMSVAQDFQGELLETYGEMSLRGAKVGVSMNLRGARLRNPYGRYALNAPQLTVERTLYLTSIALDYAAGVGSSTPPYGLAATPTRGQRAQRFECRGGLRLDDGRFGDAIDFYGARFTLTDEQEISLRRIQTPEFRFVGERPEHGRVVVSGAKVVKLVDTSTSWPGPGGVSIEGFVYENLAPRGHFPLSRRLEWVEAATPEYSPEPYERLAAVLRASGEDQDAREVLLAKQRRRRATLPPGPKAWGYLQDWTVVYGYRPGRAALWMAVLWAAGTLLFSQLHPPAIKEDEHPQWSAALYALDLLLPVIDLGQQGQWKLEGGWQWGAAGLVVMGWILATTVAAGASRLLRRG, encoded by the coding sequence GTGACCGAGGCGCGCACGGAAGAGGAACCGGCGGATCTCACCGCTTCGGAACGCCGCATGTGGGACGCGTACCGCACGGGCAGCATCTGCGATCTCAGCACCCGCGCCGCCGACCGGGACGATCCGCACGCCGAGCATGTCTGGGGGCCCGAGCGCAGCGTGCGCGCCCGGGTGGTCGCCCGGCTGCTGCTGCACGGGCCGCCGCCGGTGCCGGGCCGGGTGGCCTCCCTCAAGCTGCGCGGGGTGCGGATCAGCGGGCGGCTGGAACTGTCCGGCGGTGCGGTGGCCCCGTACGTGGAGCTGCAGTCCTGCCGCTTCGACAGCGAGATCCAGCTGTCCGAGGCCCGCTTCGGCACGCTGCGCCTGATCAACTGCGCGATACCGCGGCTGGAGGCCGCCCGGCTGCACACCGAGGGCGATCTGCACCTGCCGCGCTGCCGGGTGGCGCGCGGGATCCGGCTCACCGACGCGCAGATCGGTACCGATCTGCTGGTCAGCCAGGCCGTGGTGCAGCGGGACAACAAGGGGCGGGCGATCGCCGCGGACGGGATGTCCGTCGCGCAGGACTTCCAGGGCGAGCTGCTGGAGACGTACGGGGAGATGAGCCTGCGGGGGGCGAAGGTCGGCGTGTCGATGAACCTGCGCGGTGCCCGCCTGCGCAACCCGTACGGGCGGTACGCACTGAACGCCCCGCAGCTGACGGTCGAGCGCACCCTGTACCTGACCTCCATCGCGCTGGACTACGCGGCGGGCGTGGGCTCGTCCACTCCCCCGTACGGGCTGGCGGCGACGCCCACGCGCGGTCAGCGGGCCCAGCGCTTCGAGTGCCGGGGCGGGCTGCGGCTGGACGACGGCCGCTTCGGGGACGCCATCGACTTCTACGGCGCCCGGTTCACGCTCACCGACGAGCAGGAGATATCCCTGCGCCGGATCCAGACCCCCGAGTTCCGTTTCGTGGGCGAGCGGCCGGAGCACGGGCGGGTGGTGGTGTCCGGGGCCAAGGTGGTCAAGCTCGTCGACACCTCCACGAGCTGGCCGGGCCCGGGCGGGGTGTCCATCGAGGGCTTCGTCTACGAGAACCTGGCACCCCGGGGCCATTTCCCGCTCTCCCGCCGCCTGGAGTGGGTGGAGGCGGCGACTCCCGAGTACTCGCCGGAGCCGTACGAGCGGCTGGCCGCCGTACTGCGGGCCAGCGGCGAGGACCAGGACGCCCGCGAGGTGCTGCTGGCCAAGCAGCGGCGGCGCCGGGCCACACTGCCGCCGGGGCCGAAGGCGTGGGGGTACCTGCAGGACTGGACGGTGGTCTACGGCTACCGGCCGGGCCGGGCCGCGCTGTGGATGGCGGTGCTGTGGGCGGCGGGGACGCTGCTGTTCTCGCAGCTCCACCCGCCGGCGATCAAGGAGGACGAGCACCCGCAGTGGAGCGCCGCCCTGTACGCGCTGGACCTGCTGCTCCCGGTGATCGACCTCGGCCAGCAGGGCCAGTGGAAGCTGGAAGGCGGCTGGCAGTGGGGGGCCGCGGGCCTGGTCGTGATGGGCTGGATCCTGGCCACGACGGTGGCGGCGGGGGCCTCCCGGCTCCTGCGGCGGGGGTGA
- a CDS encoding ABC transporter permease, whose amino-acid sequence MPVAADGRAPAPQPAPLAPRARFFPSLAAVYRAQLSRARVARIPLLFVATFQSVGIMILMRGVVDGGSEARAVVAGSSVLVVAFVALNLLAQYFGQLRAGGGLDHYATLPVPPASVVLGAAAAYASFTLPGTLVTAVFGCLLFGLPMSGLWILAAVVPLAGAALAGLGAALGLLAPRQELATLAGQLGMSAALLLGVLPPERMPDVIVWARDLLPSTYGVEAFARTFAPEPDWAAVVFDLGVCGAVGVLSLTVATWAYRRAAVR is encoded by the coding sequence GTGCCGGTGGCCGCCGACGGCCGGGCACCGGCACCGCAGCCCGCGCCGCTGGCGCCCCGCGCACGCTTCTTCCCCTCCCTGGCCGCCGTCTACCGGGCCCAGCTGTCCCGGGCCCGGGTGGCCCGGATCCCGCTGCTGTTCGTCGCCACCTTCCAGTCCGTCGGGATCATGATCCTGATGCGGGGCGTGGTCGACGGGGGCTCGGAGGCCCGCGCCGTCGTCGCCGGCTCCTCGGTGCTCGTCGTCGCCTTCGTCGCCCTGAACCTGCTCGCCCAGTACTTCGGGCAGCTGCGGGCCGGCGGCGGGCTCGACCACTACGCCACCCTGCCCGTGCCGCCCGCGTCGGTGGTCCTGGGCGCGGCCGCCGCGTACGCCTCCTTCACCCTGCCGGGGACCCTGGTCACCGCCGTCTTCGGCTGCCTGCTGTTCGGGCTGCCGATGAGCGGGCTGTGGATCCTGGCCGCGGTGGTACCGCTGGCCGGGGCCGCACTGGCCGGGCTCGGCGCGGCACTGGGACTGCTGGCACCGCGCCAGGAGCTGGCCACCCTCGCGGGACAGCTCGGCATGTCGGCGGCGCTGCTGCTCGGGGTGCTGCCGCCGGAGCGGATGCCGGACGTGATCGTGTGGGCCCGGGACCTGCTGCCGTCCACGTACGGCGTCGAGGCGTTCGCCCGTACCTTCGCCCCCGAACCGGACTGGGCCGCCGTCGTCTTCGACCTGGGCGTGTGCGGGGCCGTCGGAGTCCTCTCGCTCACCGTCGCGACCTGGGCGTACCGCCGGGCGGCCGTCCGCTGA
- the hisH gene encoding imidazole glycerol phosphate synthase subunit HisH translates to MSAVRPTKNVVVFDYGFGNVRSAERALARVGANVEITRDYDKAMDADGLLVPGVGAFSACMQGLKDARGDWIIGRRLSGGRPVMGICVGMQILFERGIEHGVETEGLDEWPGTVGPLRAPIVPHMGWNTVEAPADSQAFKGLDADARFYFVHSYAARDWTLEITNPLIRAPKVTWATHGERFVAAVENRALWATQFHPEKSGDAGAQLLTNWIETL, encoded by the coding sequence ATGAGCGCAGTCCGCCCCACCAAGAACGTCGTCGTCTTCGACTACGGCTTCGGAAACGTCCGCTCCGCCGAGCGGGCCCTCGCCCGCGTCGGCGCGAACGTCGAGATCACCCGCGACTACGACAAGGCCATGGACGCCGACGGACTCCTCGTCCCCGGCGTCGGCGCCTTCTCCGCCTGCATGCAGGGCCTCAAGGACGCCCGCGGTGACTGGATCATCGGACGCCGGCTCTCCGGCGGCCGCCCGGTCATGGGCATCTGCGTCGGCATGCAGATCCTCTTCGAGCGCGGCATCGAGCACGGCGTCGAGACCGAGGGCCTGGACGAGTGGCCCGGCACGGTCGGCCCGCTCAGGGCCCCGATCGTCCCGCACATGGGCTGGAACACCGTCGAGGCACCGGCCGACAGCCAGGCCTTCAAGGGCCTGGACGCCGACGCCCGGTTCTACTTCGTGCACTCCTACGCGGCGCGCGACTGGACCCTGGAGATCACCAACCCGCTGATCCGCGCCCCCAAGGTCACCTGGGCCACCCACGGCGAGCGCTTCGTGGCGGCGGTGGAGAACCGGGCCCTGTGGGCCACGCAGTTCCACCCCGAGAAGTCCGGCGACGCCGGCGCCCAGCTCCTCACCAACTGGATCGAGACCCTGTGA
- a CDS encoding TIGR03085 family metal-binding protein, protein MSTHAKRERLLLADLLEAAGPEAPTLCAGWTCRELAAHVVVRERRPDAAGGLLLNVLKARLDKVMEEYTAKPYEELIQLIRTGPPRMSVYALKQIDEAANAVEFYVHAEDVRRAQPDWSPRELDPVFSDALWSRLEKLARLTGRRSPVGLVLRRHDGRTAVARKGAPVVTVTGEPGELTLFCFGRQAAASVTLDGEKEAVAKLTVASLGI, encoded by the coding sequence ATGTCTACCCATGCGAAGCGTGAACGTCTGCTCCTGGCGGACCTGTTGGAGGCGGCCGGCCCGGAGGCCCCCACGCTGTGCGCCGGCTGGACCTGTCGCGAGCTGGCCGCGCACGTGGTGGTCCGCGAGCGGCGGCCGGACGCGGCGGGCGGCCTGCTGCTGAACGTGCTGAAGGCCCGCCTGGACAAGGTCATGGAGGAGTACACGGCCAAGCCGTACGAGGAACTGATCCAGCTGATCAGGACCGGCCCGCCGAGGATGTCGGTGTACGCGCTGAAGCAGATCGACGAGGCGGCGAACGCGGTCGAGTTCTACGTCCACGCGGAGGACGTCCGCCGGGCGCAGCCGGACTGGTCCCCGCGGGAGCTGGACCCGGTCTTCTCCGACGCCCTGTGGTCCCGGCTGGAGAAGCTGGCCCGCCTGACGGGCCGGCGCTCGCCGGTGGGCCTGGTACTGAGGCGTCACGACGGGCGGACGGCGGTGGCGCGCAAGGGCGCGCCGGTGGTCACGGTGACGGGCGAGCCGGGGGAGCTGACGCTGTTCTGCTTCGGCCGTCAGGCGGCGGCGTCGGTGACGCTGGACGGCGAGAAGGAGGCCGTGGCCAAGCTGACGGTGGCGTCCCTGGGCATCTGA
- the hisD gene encoding histidinol dehydrogenase — protein MISRIDLRGDALPEGGALRDLLPRAEFDVEAALEKVRPICEDVHHRGTAALIEYAQKFDGVELSQVRVPAEAIKAALEQLDPAVRAALEESIRRARIVHRGQRRTEHTTQVVPGGTVTEKWVPVERVGLYAPGGRSVYPSSVVMNVVPAQEAGVESIALASPPQKEFGGLPHPTILAACALLGVDEVYAVGGAQAVAMFAYGTEDCLPSNMVTGPGNIWVAAAKRYFTGKIGIDTEAGPTEIAVLADSTADPVHVAADLISQAEHDPLAAAVLVTDSAELADAVEKELGPQVAATKHVEDRIKPALAGKQSAIVLVDSLEDGLKVVDAYGAEHLEIQTADAAAWAARVRNAGAIFVGPWAPVSLGDYCAGSNHVLPTGGCACHSSGLSVQSFLRGIHIVDYTRDALAEVTHHVVTLAEAEDLPAHGAALKARFGWKVPTQ, from the coding sequence GTGATCTCTCGTATCGACCTGCGCGGTGACGCCCTCCCCGAGGGCGGCGCCCTGCGCGACCTGCTGCCCCGTGCCGAGTTCGACGTAGAAGCTGCCCTGGAGAAGGTGCGGCCCATCTGCGAGGACGTCCATCATCGTGGCACGGCGGCGCTGATCGAGTACGCGCAGAAGTTCGACGGGGTCGAGCTCTCGCAGGTCCGGGTACCCGCGGAGGCCATCAAGGCCGCCCTGGAACAGCTGGACCCGGCCGTCCGCGCCGCCCTGGAGGAGTCGATCCGGCGCGCCCGGATCGTGCACCGGGGCCAGCGCCGCACCGAGCACACCACCCAGGTGGTCCCCGGCGGCACCGTGACCGAGAAGTGGGTTCCCGTGGAGCGCGTGGGGCTGTACGCCCCGGGCGGCCGCTCGGTCTACCCGTCCTCCGTCGTCATGAACGTCGTACCGGCCCAGGAGGCGGGCGTCGAGTCGATCGCGCTCGCGTCCCCGCCGCAGAAGGAGTTCGGCGGTCTGCCGCACCCGACGATCCTCGCCGCGTGCGCGCTGCTCGGCGTGGACGAGGTGTACGCGGTGGGCGGTGCGCAGGCCGTCGCGATGTTCGCGTACGGGACCGAGGACTGCCTTCCGTCCAACATGGTGACCGGCCCCGGCAACATCTGGGTCGCCGCCGCCAAGCGCTACTTCACCGGGAAGATCGGCATCGACACCGAGGCCGGCCCGACCGAGATCGCCGTCCTCGCCGACTCCACGGCCGACCCGGTGCACGTCGCCGCCGACCTGATCAGCCAGGCCGAGCACGACCCGCTGGCCGCCGCCGTGCTCGTCACGGACTCCGCGGAGCTCGCGGACGCCGTCGAGAAGGAGCTGGGGCCGCAGGTCGCCGCGACCAAGCACGTCGAGGACCGGATCAAGCCCGCCCTCGCCGGCAAGCAGTCCGCGATCGTGCTGGTCGACAGCCTGGAGGACGGCCTCAAGGTCGTCGACGCGTACGGCGCCGAGCACCTGGAGATCCAGACCGCCGACGCCGCAGCCTGGGCCGCCCGCGTACGCAACGCCGGCGCGATCTTCGTCGGCCCGTGGGCTCCGGTCTCGCTCGGCGACTACTGCGCCGGCTCGAACCACGTGCTGCCCACCGGCGGCTGCGCCTGCCACTCCTCCGGCCTGTCCGTGCAGTCCTTCCTGCGCGGCATCCACATCGTCGACTACACGCGGGACGCCCTCGCCGAGGTCACCCACCACGTGGTGACGCTGGCCGAGGCCGAGGACCTGCCCGCGCACGGCGCCGCCCTGAAGGCGCGCTTCGGATGGAAGGTGCCCACCCAGTGA
- the hisB gene encoding imidazoleglycerol-phosphate dehydratase HisB, whose translation MSRIGRVERTTKETSVVVEINLDGTGQVDVSTGVGFYDHMLDQLGRHGLFDLTVKTEGDLHIDSHHTIEDSALALGAAFKQALGDKVGIYRFGNCTVPLDESLAQVTVDLSGRPYLVHTEPENMAPMIGTYDTTMTRHIFESFVAQAQIALHIHVPYGRNAHHIVECQFKALARALRYAAEFDPRAAGILPSTKGAL comes from the coding sequence ATGAGCCGCATCGGACGGGTCGAACGGACCACCAAGGAGACCTCGGTCGTCGTCGAGATAAACCTCGACGGCACCGGCCAGGTCGACGTCTCGACGGGCGTGGGCTTCTACGACCACATGCTCGACCAGCTCGGCCGCCACGGCCTCTTCGACCTCACAGTCAAGACCGAGGGCGACCTGCACATCGACAGCCACCACACCATCGAGGACAGCGCACTCGCGCTGGGCGCCGCCTTCAAGCAGGCCCTCGGCGACAAGGTCGGCATCTACCGCTTCGGCAACTGCACCGTGCCGCTCGACGAGTCCCTCGCCCAGGTGACCGTCGACCTGTCCGGCCGCCCCTACCTCGTGCACACCGAGCCCGAGAACATGGCGCCGATGATCGGCACCTACGACACGACGATGACCCGGCACATCTTCGAGTCCTTCGTCGCGCAGGCCCAGATCGCCCTGCACATCCACGTCCCGTACGGCCGCAACGCCCACCACATCGTGGAGTGCCAGTTCAAGGCCCTCGCCCGGGCCCTGCGCTACGCCGCCGAGTTCGACCCGCGCGCGGCCGGCATCCTGCCCTCCACGAAGGGCGCCCTCTAG
- a CDS encoding LON peptidase substrate-binding domain-containing protein, with translation MTTVRLPLFPLNSVLFPGLVLPLNIFEERYRAMMRELLKTGEDEPRRFAVVAIRDGREVAPTAPGLPDQTSLPERGPAAGFGPDPIQAFHRVGCIADAATVREREDGSFEVLATGTTRVRLVSVDASGPFLTAELEELPEDAGDGAGVLAEGVLRAFRNYQKRLAGARERSLTGAELPDEPSVVSYLVAAAAVLDIPAKQRLLQAPDTATRLAEELKLLRTETAVIRHLPSLPAVDLTRTPTSPN, from the coding sequence GTGACCACCGTTCGCCTGCCCCTCTTCCCGCTGAATTCGGTGCTGTTCCCGGGACTCGTCCTCCCGCTGAACATCTTCGAGGAGCGTTATCGCGCCATGATGCGCGAGCTGCTGAAGACGGGCGAGGACGAGCCGCGCCGTTTCGCGGTCGTCGCGATCCGCGACGGCCGGGAGGTCGCGCCGACCGCACCCGGCCTGCCGGACCAGACGTCCCTGCCCGAGCGGGGCCCGGCGGCCGGCTTCGGCCCCGACCCCATCCAGGCCTTCCACCGGGTGGGCTGCATCGCCGACGCGGCGACCGTCCGGGAGCGGGAGGACGGCAGCTTCGAGGTCCTGGCGACCGGTACGACGCGGGTCCGCCTGGTCTCGGTCGACGCCTCGGGCCCCTTCCTGACGGCGGAGCTGGAAGAGCTCCCGGAGGACGCGGGCGACGGCGCGGGAGTCCTGGCCGAGGGGGTGCTGCGGGCCTTCCGCAACTACCAGAAGCGGCTGGCCGGGGCCCGCGAGCGGTCCCTGACGGGCGCGGAGCTCCCCGACGAGCCGTCGGTGGTCTCCTACCTGGTGGCCGCGGCGGCGGTGCTGGACATCCCGGCGAAGCAGCGGCTGCTCCAGGCCCCGGACACCGCGACCCGGCTGGCGGAGGAGCTGAAGCTGCTGCGCACGGAGACGGCGGTGATCCGCCACCTCCCGTCCCTGCCGGCGGTGGACCTGACCCGTACCCCGACGAGCCCGAACTGA
- the priA gene encoding bifunctional 1-(5-phosphoribosyl)-5-((5-phosphoribosylamino)methylideneamino)imidazole-4-carboxamide isomerase/phosphoribosylanthranilate isomerase PriA, which yields MTAPTLELLPAVDVRDGQAVRLVHGVSGSETSYGSPLEAALAWQRSGAEWLHLVDLDAAFGTGDNRALVADITRAMDIKVELSGGIRDDATLAAALATGCTRVNLGTAALETPEWAAKAIAEHGDKIAIGLDVRGTTLKGRGWTSEGGDLYETLARLDSEGCARYVVTDIGKDGTLTGPNLELLKNVCAATDRPVVASGGISSLDDLRALSELVPLGVEGAIVGKALYAKAFTLEEALKVVSA from the coding sequence ATGACCGCACCCACGCTCGAACTCCTGCCCGCGGTCGACGTCCGCGACGGACAGGCCGTCCGCCTCGTGCACGGGGTGTCCGGCAGCGAGACCTCCTACGGCTCCCCGCTGGAGGCGGCCCTCGCCTGGCAGCGCTCCGGCGCCGAATGGCTGCACCTGGTCGACCTGGACGCCGCCTTCGGCACCGGCGACAACCGCGCCCTCGTCGCCGACATCACCCGCGCCATGGACATCAAGGTCGAGCTCTCCGGCGGCATCCGCGACGACGCCACGCTCGCCGCGGCCCTCGCCACCGGCTGCACCCGCGTCAACCTGGGCACCGCCGCCCTGGAGACCCCCGAGTGGGCCGCCAAGGCCATCGCCGAGCACGGCGACAAGATCGCCATCGGCCTCGACGTCCGCGGCACCACCCTCAAGGGCCGCGGCTGGACCAGCGAGGGCGGCGACCTCTACGAGACCCTCGCCCGCCTGGACTCCGAGGGCTGCGCCCGGTACGTCGTCACCGACATCGGCAAGGACGGCACCCTGACCGGCCCCAACCTGGAGCTGCTGAAGAACGTCTGCGCCGCCACCGACCGGCCCGTCGTCGCCTCCGGCGGCATCTCCTCGCTCGACGACCTGCGGGCGCTGTCCGAGCTGGTCCCGCTGGGCGTCGAGGGCGCGATCGTCGGCAAGGCCCTGTACGCCAAGGCCTTCACCCTGGAAGAAGCCCTGAAGGTGGTCTCCGCATGA
- a CDS encoding RidA family protein, which yields MSNPSHSTAGVRRISSGGAYEDVIGYSRAVALSNGLVLVSGCTAADAGGPYDQTVAAFDVAFKALAQAGLGPEDVVRTRLYLTHARDVDEVGRAHKELFDAVRPAATMLIVSGFVDPSMVVEVEVEAFKAVAE from the coding sequence ATGAGCAACCCCTCCCACTCCACGGCCGGCGTACGCCGCATCTCCTCCGGCGGCGCCTACGAGGACGTCATCGGCTACTCGCGCGCCGTGGCCCTCTCCAACGGCCTGGTCCTGGTCTCCGGCTGCACCGCGGCCGACGCGGGCGGCCCGTACGACCAGACCGTCGCCGCCTTCGACGTCGCCTTCAAGGCCCTCGCCCAGGCGGGCCTCGGCCCCGAGGACGTCGTGCGCACCCGCCTGTACCTGACGCACGCCCGGGACGTGGACGAGGTGGGCCGCGCCCACAAGGAACTCTTCGACGCGGTCCGCCCGGCCGCGACCATGCTCATCGTCTCCGGCTTCGTCGACCCCAGCATGGTCGTCGAGGTGGAGGTCGAGGCGTTCAAGGCGGTGGCGGAATGA
- the hisF gene encoding imidazole glycerol phosphate synthase subunit HisF, whose translation MTLAVRVIPCLDVDNGRVVKGVNFQNLRDAGDPVEMAKLYDAEGADELTFLDITASSGNRETTYDVVRRTAEQVFIPLTVGGGVRTADDVDKLLRAGADKVGVNTAAIVRPELIQEIAERFGRQVLVLSVDARRTAAGTFEVTTHGGRQGTGIDAVEWAHRAAELGAGEILLNSMDADGTKDGYDVEMIAAVRKHVTVPVIASGGAGRLADFAPAIEAGADAVLAASVFHFGDLRIAEVKSALREAGHPVR comes from the coding sequence ATGACCCTCGCCGTACGCGTGATCCCCTGCCTCGACGTGGACAACGGCCGGGTCGTCAAGGGCGTCAACTTCCAGAACCTGCGCGACGCGGGTGACCCGGTGGAGATGGCCAAGCTGTACGACGCCGAGGGCGCCGACGAGCTGACCTTCCTCGACATCACCGCGTCCTCCGGGAACCGCGAGACCACGTACGACGTGGTGCGCCGCACCGCCGAGCAGGTCTTCATCCCCCTCACGGTGGGCGGCGGCGTCCGGACGGCCGACGACGTCGACAAACTCCTCCGGGCGGGAGCGGACAAGGTGGGCGTGAACACGGCCGCCATCGTCCGCCCCGAGCTGATCCAGGAGATCGCGGAGCGCTTCGGCCGCCAGGTCCTCGTCCTGTCGGTGGACGCGCGCCGCACGGCGGCCGGGACCTTCGAGGTCACCACGCACGGCGGCCGCCAGGGCACCGGCATCGACGCGGTCGAGTGGGCGCACCGGGCGGCCGAACTGGGCGCGGGCGAGATCCTGCTCAACTCGATGGACGCGGACGGCACCAAGGACGGCTACGACGTCGAGATGATCGCGGCGGTACGCAAGCACGTCACCGTCCCGGTGATCGCCTCGGGCGGCGCGGGCCGCCTCGCCGATTTCGCCCCGGCGATCGAGGCGGGTGCGGATGCCGTGCTCGCGGCGTCGGTGTTCCACTTCGGCGACCTGCGCATCGCGGAGGTCAAGTCCGCCCTCCGCGAAGCGGGCCACCCCGTTCGCTGA
- the hisI gene encoding phosphoribosyl-AMP cyclohydrolase, which translates to MSTSPRPGNLDPAIAARLKRSADGLVPAIAQQYDTGEVLMLGWMDDEALHRTLTTGRCTYWSRSRQEYWVKGDTSGHFQHVKSVALDCDADTVLVQVDQVGAACHTGARTCFDEDVLLRAAD; encoded by the coding sequence ATGAGTACGTCCCCCCGCCCCGGCAACCTCGACCCCGCCATCGCCGCGCGCCTCAAGCGCTCCGCCGACGGCCTGGTCCCGGCCATCGCCCAGCAGTACGACACCGGTGAGGTGCTCATGCTCGGCTGGATGGACGACGAGGCCCTGCACCGCACCCTGACCACCGGCCGCTGCACCTACTGGTCCCGCAGCCGCCAGGAGTACTGGGTGAAGGGGGACACGTCCGGTCACTTCCAGCACGTGAAATCCGTCGCGCTCGACTGCGATGCCGACACCGTGCTCGTCCAGGTGGACCAGGTCGGAGCGGCCTGCCACACCGGGGCGCGCACCTGTTTCGACGAAGATGTCCTCCTCCGCGCAGCCGACTAG